Proteins encoded by one window of Pelmatolapia mariae isolate MD_Pm_ZW linkage group LG14, Pm_UMD_F_2, whole genome shotgun sequence:
- the LOC134641097 gene encoding von Willebrand factor A domain-containing protein 5A-like yields the protein MRSVVEPDSYEPTNKSDSKKGLFTHMKKKLSVFWKSRKTSANYDDAHPKFVSEAAVQMQPPRDPLLQLVSLQEASGCWLLDPALATALGKTSKEMEKSKPEKGNNEVWATVLALIWLHAFKMDAKDEWELLAMKAASWLRAQNAPCVSECVDAGNVLLGSSVKKEALGL from the exons ATGCGCTCTGTTGTAG AACCTGATAGCTATGAACCAACAAACAAGTCTGACAGCAAAAAAGGGCTATTTACTCACATGAAGAAGAAGCTATCTGTCTTTTGGAAATCTCGTAAGACGTCTGCCAACTATGATGATGCTCATCCAAAATTTGTGTCAGAAG CTGCTGTGCAAATGCAGCCACCCAGAGACCCTTTGCTACAGTTAGTCTCCCTCCAGGAGGCGTCTGGCTGCTGGCTGCTTGATCCAGCTCTGGCTACTGCACTGGGAAAGACCAGCAAGGAGATGGAAAAGTCAAAGCCTGAAAAG GGCAACAATGAAGTGTGGGCCACCGTTCTGGCTCTGATCTGGCTTCATGCTTTCAAGATGGATGCCAAGGACGAGTGGGAGCTTCTGGCTATGAAGGCAGCCTCATGGCTCCGTGCTCAGAATG cacCATGTGTGTCAGAGTGTGTGGACGCTGGAAATGTCCTGTTGGGTTCAAGCGTGAAGAAAGAAGCTCTGGGACTCTGA